Proteins from a single region of Nomia melanderi isolate GNS246 chromosome 9, iyNomMela1, whole genome shotgun sequence:
- the Lipt2 gene encoding lipoyl(octanoyl) transferase 2 produces MSSKSVKVLWAGSLNYIAGLKLQKILFDRHHQKTEKDVCNTLILLEHNPVYTVGIRDKAYTVKEEERLKELGAEFFRTNRGGLITFHGPGQLVAYPILNLKDFKQSVKWYVCQIEHMIIRLCANYGIRAQTSADTGVWVDDRKICAIGIHGSRYITTHGLALNCNTELSWFDHIVPCGIEGKSVTSITKELQRNVTVHDVLPLFKSVFQEQFQCSLIEYPEKESSKLLKNCTTP; encoded by the coding sequence ATGTCTTCTAAATCAGTGAAAGTTTTGTGGGCTGGTAGTCTAAATTACATTGCTGGtctaaaattacagaaaatattatttgatcgTCACCATCAGAAGACAGAAAAAGATGTTTGTAACACATTAATCCTACTTGAACATAATCCAGTATATACTGTTGGTATTAGAGATAAGGCCTACACtgtaaaagaagaagagagactGAAAGAGTTAGGTGCAGAATTTTTTAGAACAAATCGAGGTGGTCTAATAACTTTCCATGGGCCTGGACAGTTAGTGGCATATCccatattaaatttgaaagacTTTAAGCAAAGTGTTAAATGGTACGTTTGTCAAATAGAACATATGATAATTCGTTTGTGTGCGAACTATGGTATTCGCGCCCAAACATCAGCAGATACTGGTGTCTGGGTAGACGACAGAAAAATATGTGCTATTGGCATTCATGGTAGCCGTTATATAACAACGCACGGTTTAGCTTTAAATTGTAATACTGAGTTGAGCTGGTTTGACCACATTGTGCCTTGTGGTATAGAAGGGAAAAGTGTAACTAGTATCACTAAAGAATTGCAAAGAAATGTTACTGTTCATGATGTATTGCCACTATTTAAGAGTGTTTTCCAAGAACAATTTCAGTGTTCATTGATTGAATACCCTGAAAAAGAATCTTCGAAATTACTTAAAAACTGTACAACACCTTAA
- the WRNexo gene encoding WRN RecQ like helicase isoform X1, with the protein MKTRGIRNRQLPFINVSQEPTTQVKEFTVRRSPRNLPAHLVERNDEKPIIEREPDISLLSPIVFKGHINYTNDFNTCAMICDNIITEIERQDNDIVPIGFDLEWPFSFQTGSGKTALAQICLSDTVCHLLHIYSLKTLPAAFVVLLSHPKIKLVGVNIKNDVWKLGRDFKEFPAEKVVENNCMDSGTFANRTFNRSCRWSLEKLTAYLLKKKIDKNRKVRMSQWHIHPLSKDQKIYAATDAYVSWLLHKVIQDKANAINNEENLKHVDNVEVH; encoded by the exons ATGAAAACACGTGGTATACGTAACAGACAACTACCATTCATTAATGTATCTCAAGAG CCGACAACACAGGTTAAGGAATTTACAGTGCGACGATCTCCTAGGAATCTTCCCGCGCATTTAGTA GAAAGAAATGATGAAAAGCCAATTATAGAAAGAGAGCCCGATATCTCTCTTCTGTCACCTATTGTATTTAAGGGccatataaattatacaaatgattTTAATACTTGTGCTATGATTTGTGATAACATTAT AACAGAAATAGAAAGACAAGATAATGACATAGTACCAATAGGATTTGATTTAGAATGGCCTTTTAGTTTTCAAACTGGAAGTGGAAAAACTGCTTTAGCTCAAATTTGTCTTAGTGATACTGTTTGTCATTTGCTgcatatatattcattaaaaacattacCTGCTGCATTTGTAGTACTTTTAAGTCATCCAAAGATAAAACTGGTTGGAGTAAATATTAAGAA tgATGTTTGGAAATTAGGCAGGGATTTTAAGGAATTCCCAGCCGAAAAGGttgtagaaaataattgtatggATAGTGGCACGTTTGCAAACAGAACATTTAACAGATCTTGTCGTTGGAGTTTAGAAAAATTAACAGCATATTTG ttaaagaaaaagattgataaaaatcGCAAAGTTAGAATGAGTCAATGGCATATACATCCCTTAAGTAAAGATCAGAAAATTTATGCTGCAACTGATGCTTAT GTCTCATGGCTGTTACATAAGGTCATACAGGATAAAGCCaatgcaataaataatgaaGAGAATCTTAAGCATGTTGACAATGTCGAAGTTCATTAA
- the WRNexo gene encoding WRN RecQ like helicase isoform X3 encodes MICDNIITEIERQDNDIVPIGFDLEWPFSFQTGSGKTALAQICLSDTVCHLLHIYSLKTLPAAFVVLLSHPKIKLVGVNIKNDVWKLGRDFKEFPAEKVVENNCMDSGTFANRTFNRSCRWSLEKLTAYLLKKKIDKNRKVRMSQWHIHPLSKDQKIYAATDAYVSWLLHKVIQDKANAINNEENLKHVDNVEVH; translated from the exons ATGATTTGTGATAACATTAT AACAGAAATAGAAAGACAAGATAATGACATAGTACCAATAGGATTTGATTTAGAATGGCCTTTTAGTTTTCAAACTGGAAGTGGAAAAACTGCTTTAGCTCAAATTTGTCTTAGTGATACTGTTTGTCATTTGCTgcatatatattcattaaaaacattacCTGCTGCATTTGTAGTACTTTTAAGTCATCCAAAGATAAAACTGGTTGGAGTAAATATTAAGAA tgATGTTTGGAAATTAGGCAGGGATTTTAAGGAATTCCCAGCCGAAAAGGttgtagaaaataattgtatggATAGTGGCACGTTTGCAAACAGAACATTTAACAGATCTTGTCGTTGGAGTTTAGAAAAATTAACAGCATATTTG ttaaagaaaaagattgataaaaatcGCAAAGTTAGAATGAGTCAATGGCATATACATCCCTTAAGTAAAGATCAGAAAATTTATGCTGCAACTGATGCTTAT GTCTCATGGCTGTTACATAAGGTCATACAGGATAAAGCCaatgcaataaataatgaaGAGAATCTTAAGCATGTTGACAATGTCGAAGTTCATTAA
- the WRNexo gene encoding WRN RecQ like helicase isoform X2, translating to MEIVFQLEKIERNDEKPIIEREPDISLLSPIVFKGHINYTNDFNTCAMICDNIITEIERQDNDIVPIGFDLEWPFSFQTGSGKTALAQICLSDTVCHLLHIYSLKTLPAAFVVLLSHPKIKLVGVNIKNDVWKLGRDFKEFPAEKVVENNCMDSGTFANRTFNRSCRWSLEKLTAYLLKKKIDKNRKVRMSQWHIHPLSKDQKIYAATDAYVSWLLHKVIQDKANAINNEENLKHVDNVEVH from the exons atgGAAATTGTGTTTCAACTAGAGAAAATA GAAAGAAATGATGAAAAGCCAATTATAGAAAGAGAGCCCGATATCTCTCTTCTGTCACCTATTGTATTTAAGGGccatataaattatacaaatgattTTAATACTTGTGCTATGATTTGTGATAACATTAT AACAGAAATAGAAAGACAAGATAATGACATAGTACCAATAGGATTTGATTTAGAATGGCCTTTTAGTTTTCAAACTGGAAGTGGAAAAACTGCTTTAGCTCAAATTTGTCTTAGTGATACTGTTTGTCATTTGCTgcatatatattcattaaaaacattacCTGCTGCATTTGTAGTACTTTTAAGTCATCCAAAGATAAAACTGGTTGGAGTAAATATTAAGAA tgATGTTTGGAAATTAGGCAGGGATTTTAAGGAATTCCCAGCCGAAAAGGttgtagaaaataattgtatggATAGTGGCACGTTTGCAAACAGAACATTTAACAGATCTTGTCGTTGGAGTTTAGAAAAATTAACAGCATATTTG ttaaagaaaaagattgataaaaatcGCAAAGTTAGAATGAGTCAATGGCATATACATCCCTTAAGTAAAGATCAGAAAATTTATGCTGCAACTGATGCTTAT GTCTCATGGCTGTTACATAAGGTCATACAGGATAAAGCCaatgcaataaataatgaaGAGAATCTTAAGCATGTTGACAATGTCGAAGTTCATTAA